The Diadema setosum unplaced genomic scaffold, eeDiaSeto1 scaffold_25, whole genome shotgun sequence sequence CACTGTCTGTCGCACCTGATACCCCAATATGGAGACCCGCAAAGGGAAAGCCACAAGTACTGAAGAAATCATTCAGGCTTTTGGAGAGTATATCCAGAGTCCTGATTTCCTTAAAGCCATCGAAGAAGCTGTTGAGAAAGccatgaataaacaaatgacaAAGTTTGTCCAGCGCCTTGACCTAATTGAGCAAAAGTGCACCAGTCTCAAGGAGAAGTCCGATCAACATGATGGCTGCATCTTTGACCTGGAAGCATCCCTCAAAGcaaaagatgctgaaataaaacgTCTCACCACCGCTCTTGATGATCAAGCAACAGCTGTCAACAATCTCAAACTGACGATGAATGAAGCAGAGCAATATTCCCGCCTCAACTCCCTGAAGTTCCATGGTGTCAAAGAGAGCAGACTACATGTAGAAGACACAGACCAACTCATCCGCCACCTCTGTTCCGACCAGCTCGATGTGCCCATTACTCTCAATGATCTTGACAGATCGCATCGTGTTGCCCCCCGCAACGACATCGCGACATCCCAGCCGTCAAACTTTGTTGCCAGCAACAAACAGAAGGACAATAAAGAAGACCATCCGTAGTAAATGTGACTTGGAAAAGCTTTGACATGGGCCTAAATTGATCCCAAATAGGCACTCAGATATTGGGTAACTTGttgaattttgtatattttttttctttttgaattatATGTACACACTTGTATATCTCTGATTTTCTGTATAACTTTtgcacttcttttcttttttccttttttcccccaaatgtTTGAGCCTCGTAATAGTTTGATTACTCAAGTGGTCGAAGACAATGGAACCTCAGATACTTTATATACAGATACTCCATTAATAGTGCATGATGATGTGAGGGTTTCTCCCTTAACATCTGTTTTTCAGGAAGAATCAACTACATCTTCCAATTTCTGtagtgaacaaaatgaaaatgttgttgaaaatgaagaaactCACTCAAGTGTAGTCAAGTATTATCTG is a genomic window containing:
- the LOC140245736 gene encoding uncharacterized protein; this encodes METRKGKATSTEEIIQAFGEYIQSPDFLKAIEEAVEKAMNKQMTKFVQRLDLIEQKCTSLKEKSDQHDGCIFDLEASLKAKDAEIKRLTTALDDQATAVNNLKLTMNEAEQYSRLNSLKFHGVKESRLHVEDTDQLIRHLCSDQLDVPITLNDLDRSHRVAPRNDIATSQPSNFVASNKQKDNKEDHP